One genomic window of Desulfobacterales bacterium includes the following:
- a CDS encoding chemotaxis response regulator protein-glutamate methylesterase has protein sequence MRIGIVNDLDLAVRVLKQALRQVPDYQIAWIAGNGVQAVDLCKKDTPDLVLMDLIMPIMDGVEATRLIMKSSPCAILVVTSTVTGHSAKVFEAMGAGALDVVATPVDDRSGGERGARDLLAKIRRISKLIGTAWSGPEQMTEGTIRTRRARKDEWLVAIGCSTGGPKILVQILSVLPENFPAAVVVIQHMDEKFTPGLIEWLDRQTPMPVRTAFHGSSPQQGMIHFACTDNHLVLTPANTFRYTREPVKNFYHPSVDVFFNSIAQHWPGNIIGVLLTGMGRDGAKGLLNLYNQGWHTIVQDRNSSVVYGMPKAAVELGAAGQVLPAGKIGPALASLLPPEKGRRHG, from the coding sequence GTGCGTATTGGAATAGTCAATGATCTGGATCTCGCGGTGCGGGTCCTTAAACAGGCCCTGCGCCAGGTACCTGATTACCAGATTGCCTGGATTGCCGGAAACGGGGTCCAGGCCGTGGATCTTTGTAAAAAGGACACCCCGGATCTGGTCCTGATGGACCTGATCATGCCGATAATGGACGGGGTGGAGGCCACCCGGCTGATCATGAAGTCCTCGCCCTGCGCCATTCTGGTGGTTACCTCCACGGTGACCGGTCATTCGGCCAAGGTGTTCGAGGCCATGGGCGCCGGCGCCCTTGACGTGGTGGCCACCCCGGTTGACGACAGGAGCGGCGGTGAGCGGGGCGCCAGGGACCTGCTCGCCAAGATAAGACGGATCAGCAAACTGATCGGCACGGCCTGGTCCGGGCCGGAGCAGATGACCGAGGGCACGATCAGAACCAGGAGGGCGCGAAAAGATGAATGGCTGGTGGCCATCGGCTGTTCCACCGGCGGACCAAAGATCCTGGTGCAGATCCTTTCGGTCCTGCCCGAAAACTTCCCGGCCGCGGTGGTGGTCATCCAGCACATGGATGAAAAATTTACCCCCGGCCTGATCGAGTGGCTGGACCGCCAGACCCCGATGCCGGTCCGAACCGCCTTCCACGGGAGTTCCCCCCAACAGGGGATGATCCACTTCGCCTGCACCGACAACCACCTGGTACTCACCCCGGCCAACACCTTCAGATATACGCGTGAACCAGTGAAAAACTTCTATCATCCCTCGGTCGATGTCTTTTTCAACAGCATTGCCCAGCACTGGCCGGGAAATATCATCGGCGTCCTGCTGACCGGCATGGGCCGGGACGGAGCCAAGGGACTGCTGAACCTGTACAACCAGGGGTGGCACACCATTGTCCAGGACCGGAACTCATCCGTTGTCTACGGGATGCCCAAGGCGGCCGTTGAACTCGGGGCGGCCGGACAGGTCCTGCCGGCCGGAAAAATCGGTCCCGCCCTTGCCAGCCTTCTACCGCCGGAAAAAGGACGCCGCCATGGATAA
- a CDS encoding chemotaxis protein CheW: protein MVSKNSAPQQPAIDGCWKKIGVWGQTPERCPLLEQFVHCRNCPTYAAAGRRFLERPQPPGYQEEWTIRLADTKEQERKDIKTAFVFRAGDEWLALSAPLIQEVVDMGIIHTLPHVSTSTLRGIVNIRGKLEICVSIGGVLGIERLEREKRPSSYVAPERLVVARHNDHIISFPVSEVMGNVRYRPEMLRDLPITVSGSKAVYTRKILCLPDKDVGFLKDEPLFKMLTKDLK, encoded by the coding sequence ATGGTCTCTAAAAACAGCGCGCCCCAACAACCGGCTATTGACGGCTGCTGGAAGAAGATCGGCGTCTGGGGACAGACCCCGGAACGGTGTCCGTTGCTGGAGCAGTTTGTCCACTGCCGGAACTGCCCTACCTATGCGGCGGCCGGCCGCCGGTTTCTCGAGCGCCCACAGCCCCCCGGCTACCAGGAGGAGTGGACCATCAGGCTGGCCGATACCAAGGAACAGGAACGTAAAGACATCAAAACCGCCTTTGTCTTCCGGGCCGGGGACGAGTGGCTGGCCCTCTCCGCGCCCCTCATCCAGGAGGTGGTGGACATGGGGATCATCCACACCCTGCCCCATGTGAGCACCAGTACCCTGCGCGGCATCGTCAACATCCGCGGCAAACTTGAAATCTGCGTCTCCATCGGCGGCGTGCTCGGAATCGAACGGCTGGAAAGGGAAAAACGGCCCTCCAGCTATGTGGCCCCGGAACGGCTGGTGGTTGCCAGGCATAATGACCATATCATCTCCTTTCCGGTGAGCGAGGTGATGGGCAATGTCCGTTACCGGCCGGAGATGCTGCGGGACCTGCCGATTACCGTGTCCGGTTCCAAGGCGGTCTATACCAGGAAGATTCTCTGTCTGCCGGACAAGGATGTCGGTTTTCTCAAGGACGAACCTCTCTTTAAAATGCTTACCAAGGACCTGAAATGA
- a CDS encoding chemotaxis protein CheW yields MLLLLFNIGDGRYALTAEQIVEVVPLVKVKEIPLAPDYVAGLMDYHGRPVPVIDLCRLLIKKPCEIMLSSRIILVHYPTTGSRTSTLGLIAGQVTEAVKSDRAEIPPSGVLMDEALYQHHGTESARDKMVQWFDLKKMLPGQEICKLFQ; encoded by the coding sequence ATGCTGCTCCTCCTGTTTAACATCGGCGACGGCCGCTATGCCTTGACCGCTGAACAGATAGTGGAGGTCGTCCCCCTGGTCAAGGTCAAGGAGATCCCGCTGGCCCCGGACTACGTCGCCGGCCTGATGGACTACCACGGCAGACCGGTCCCGGTGATCGATCTCTGCCGGTTACTGATAAAAAAACCTTGCGAGATCATGTTGAGCAGCCGGATCATCCTGGTCCATTACCCGACCACCGGCAGCAGGACCAGCACCCTGGGGCTGATCGCCGGCCAGGTAACGGAAGCGGTGAAAAGCGACCGGGCCGAGATACCCCCGTCAGGGGTGTTGATGGACGAGGCCCTGTATCAACACCACGGGACCGAGTCGGCCAGGGACAAGATGGTTCAGTGGTTCGACTTGAAAAAAATGCTCCCGGGCCAGGAAATCTGCAAGCTTTTTCAATAA
- a CDS encoding diguanylate cyclase — translation MTSMHEYRITVLLIDDQRMVAEAVRRALSGEKDIDFHYCQNPTKAMNMAAEIKPTVILQDLVMPEIDGLMMVRFFRVKPETAQVPIIVLSTKEEPEIKSEAFSLGANDYLVKLPDKVELIARIRYHSRSYINLQERDEAFRALQESQRKLAEANRTLQKLSALDGLTGIANRRSFDEMLTKEWQRAMRQATPLSLIMLDIDFFKLYNDHYGHQGGDDCLKTVASALEKSLHRETDLLARYGGEEFSAILPETNHEGAMKIAEIMRAAVQAQQIPHAKSTVSDYVSISVGVATCVPDRDAAPDSLIALADQALYLAKENGRNRVMTKSSP, via the coding sequence ATGACCTCCATGCATGAATACCGGATCACAGTACTGCTCATCGATGACCAGCGGATGGTGGCCGAAGCGGTCCGCCGGGCCTTGAGTGGAGAAAAGGATATCGATTTCCATTACTGCCAGAATCCGACCAAGGCGATGAACATGGCGGCCGAGATCAAACCCACGGTTATCCTGCAGGACCTGGTCATGCCTGAAATCGATGGGCTGATGATGGTTCGCTTCTTCCGGGTCAAACCGGAAACAGCCCAGGTCCCGATCATCGTCCTGTCCACCAAGGAGGAGCCGGAGATCAAGAGTGAGGCCTTTTCCCTGGGGGCCAATGACTACCTGGTCAAACTGCCCGACAAGGTGGAACTCATCGCCCGGATCCGCTATCATTCCCGGTCCTACATCAACCTCCAGGAGCGGGACGAGGCCTTCCGGGCCCTGCAGGAGAGTCAGCGGAAACTGGCCGAGGCCAACCGGACCCTGCAGAAACTATCCGCCCTGGACGGCCTGACCGGAATCGCCAACCGCCGCAGCTTTGACGAGATGCTCACCAAGGAATGGCAGCGGGCCATGCGCCAGGCCACGCCCCTGTCGCTGATCATGCTTGACATTGATTTCTTCAAGCTCTACAACGACCATTACGGACACCAGGGAGGTGACGACTGCCTGAAAACAGTGGCCAGCGCCCTGGAAAAATCGTTGCACCGGGAGACCGATCTTCTGGCCCGCTACGGCGGCGAGGAGTTTTCCGCCATTCTTCCGGAAACCAACCATGAGGGCGCGATGAAGATCGCTGAAATAATGCGGGCCGCGGTCCAGGCCCAACAGATTCCCCATGCCAAGTCAACGGTCAGCGACTACGTCAGCATCAGTGTCGGGGTTGCGACCTGCGTCCCTGACCGGGACGCCGCCCCGGACAGCCTGATCGCCCTGGCTGATCAGGCCCTGTATCTGGCCAAGGAAAACGGGCGTAACCGGGTGATGACCAAGTCTTCGCCTTGA
- the recC gene encoding exodeoxyribonuclease V subunit gamma — protein sequence MTGITLFSGNRLELLAELLATSTGSPALPPLVTETVVVQNPGIARWLTMKLAERQGICANYYFPLPNIFIREIIGRIVPGLPATSSYRREIMLWHLMALLPDLAGHPQGGPLRSYLATGDQSRRLRLAGRIVDLFDQYMIFRPEMINAWERGNSIGNDPSEPWQRQLWQRLVRRINSSSDRPDPHHSDLLRTAVEQLENNNFPVRKLPPRLALFGISSMPPAHFHLLAALARHLPVSLYLLNPCQEYWEDILSDRDSDRLRCRAAHGAPLYLERGNPLLASLGRLNRDFLTMCRNHDPEEQELFVVPEGRTLLATIQQDILQLRDRGGGSDPDDAILEIGANDNSLQIHSCHSPLREVELLHDHLLRLLADNPELNPDNILVICPELATYGPLIRAVFAAPDAPETRIPFNIAPHGLFTENRLVETFLAILELTDSRVTATEVLEIVESPPVQRRFDISAQDLTTIRRWIKSSGIRWGMDRKDRQLHGLPPFSENSWQAGLDRLLLGYAMANDSQTMFSGILPEDEINGEEAEILGRFLDCTATLFRFIRAMRQPRQAAEWSVLLLALLDDCFAVKGEAEEELQLIRNVLRELRDFTRLADYDEAIELDTLRIQLQQALTPERLGIRGLISGGVTCGGMTALRAVPFRVICILGMNDTVFPRPRQTISFDLMAGQPRPGDRSRRLDDRDLFLQTLLAAREQLYISYVGQSPLDDRCLPPSVLVSELLDVVRQGFRPAGDSNIDIITRLVTKQHLQPFHPDYFQARPGRLRTSFSRENQAAAQALISEKSEPGPLFSTPLSPPPESWRRVALESLCRFFLHPVRALLEERLLIRLDPGPETLADLEPFTITGLERYQLETDLLQDLLAGRELADIFQIKKAAGQLPVGRIGESLFEEIRIKVETLGQRLKDLRPGPARPAQEVDLAVSGFTLHGVLQGLQVNTLVRLRCARIKAKDQIRAWLDHLVHGVLQARSGEEPGNTLLLGTDGLFRLGPVDNPEAELGRLLDLYWQGMARPLPLFAESSLAFAVELFRGKTRALALARARRTWLGNEYQAGESESPYFRLCFQGRDPLDDEFMDTAQDFFQPLLEHREKIS from the coding sequence ATGACCGGTATCACTCTCTTCTCGGGAAACCGCCTGGAATTGCTGGCGGAACTTCTGGCAACCAGCACCGGCAGCCCTGCCCTGCCCCCCCTGGTTACGGAAACCGTGGTGGTCCAGAACCCGGGCATCGCCCGCTGGCTGACCATGAAGCTGGCCGAACGGCAAGGTATCTGCGCCAACTATTATTTTCCCCTGCCCAATATCTTCATCCGGGAGATCATCGGCCGGATCGTCCCCGGACTGCCGGCAACATCATCCTATCGCCGGGAGATCATGCTCTGGCATCTCATGGCCCTGCTGCCGGACCTGGCCGGACACCCGCAGGGAGGGCCACTGCGCTCCTATCTCGCTACCGGCGATCAATCCCGGCGCTTACGGTTGGCCGGCCGGATCGTCGATCTCTTTGATCAATACATGATATTCCGTCCCGAAATGATCAACGCCTGGGAGCGGGGCAACTCCATTGGCAACGATCCCAGCGAACCCTGGCAGCGCCAACTCTGGCAACGGCTGGTCCGCCGGATCAACAGCTCTTCCGATAGACCTGATCCCCATCACTCCGATCTGCTCCGGACGGCAGTGGAACAACTTGAAAACAACAATTTCCCGGTCAGGAAGCTTCCGCCCCGGTTGGCCCTGTTCGGGATCTCCTCCATGCCGCCCGCCCATTTCCATCTCCTGGCGGCCCTGGCCCGTCATCTGCCGGTGTCGCTTTATCTGCTCAACCCCTGCCAAGAGTACTGGGAGGACATTCTCTCGGACCGTGACAGCGACCGGCTCCGTTGCCGGGCCGCCCATGGCGCGCCCCTCTATCTGGAGCGGGGCAACCCCCTGCTCGCCTCCCTGGGCCGGCTCAACCGGGATTTTCTGACCATGTGCCGCAACCATGATCCCGAGGAACAGGAGTTGTTTGTTGTTCCGGAGGGCCGGACCCTGCTGGCAACCATCCAGCAGGACATCCTCCAGCTCCGGGACCGGGGTGGAGGATCAGATCCCGATGACGCCATCCTGGAGATCGGGGCCAACGACAACTCGCTCCAGATCCATTCCTGCCACAGCCCGCTCCGGGAGGTTGAACTGCTCCATGATCACCTCCTGCGCCTGCTTGCCGACAACCCGGAACTGAACCCCGACAATATCCTGGTGATCTGCCCGGAACTTGCGACCTACGGACCGCTTATCCGGGCGGTCTTTGCCGCCCCTGATGCACCTGAAACCAGGATTCCCTTTAACATCGCCCCGCATGGCCTGTTCACCGAGAACCGGCTGGTTGAAACCTTTCTCGCTATTCTGGAACTGACCGACTCCCGGGTTACAGCCACCGAAGTGCTGGAGATCGTGGAAAGTCCCCCGGTCCAGCGCCGCTTCGACATCTCCGCGCAAGACCTGACAACCATCCGCCGCTGGATCAAAAGCAGCGGAATCCGCTGGGGCATGGACCGGAAGGACCGGCAACTCCACGGACTGCCGCCTTTCAGCGAGAACAGCTGGCAGGCGGGCCTTGACCGTCTCCTGCTCGGATATGCCATGGCCAACGACAGCCAGACCATGTTCAGCGGCATTCTTCCTGAAGACGAGATCAACGGCGAGGAGGCGGAGATACTGGGCCGTTTCCTTGATTGCACCGCCACCCTGTTCCGCTTTATCAGGGCCATGCGCCAACCGCGGCAGGCGGCCGAATGGTCCGTTCTCCTCCTCGCCCTGCTGGATGATTGTTTTGCGGTTAAAGGAGAGGCAGAGGAGGAACTCCAGCTTATTCGCAATGTTCTGCGGGAATTGCGAGACTTCACCCGCCTGGCCGACTACGACGAGGCCATTGAGCTGGACACGCTCCGCATCCAGCTGCAACAGGCCCTGACCCCGGAACGGTTGGGAATACGGGGGCTGATCAGCGGTGGCGTGACCTGCGGCGGGATGACGGCCCTGCGCGCCGTTCCCTTTAGGGTCATCTGTATCCTGGGCATGAACGACACGGTGTTTCCCCGGCCCCGGCAGACGATAAGCTTTGACCTCATGGCCGGCCAGCCCCGGCCCGGCGACCGCTCCCGCCGCCTGGACGACCGGGACCTGTTTCTCCAGACCCTGCTCGCGGCCCGGGAACAGCTCTACATCAGCTATGTGGGACAGTCCCCGCTTGACGATCGCTGCCTGCCTCCTTCGGTGCTGGTCAGCGAGTTGCTGGACGTTGTCCGCCAGGGTTTCCGGCCGGCCGGTGATTCCAACATTGACATCATCACCCGGCTGGTGACAAAACAGCATCTCCAGCCCTTTCATCCCGACTATTTCCAGGCCCGGCCGGGACGGCTCCGGACCAGTTTTTCCCGGGAAAACCAGGCCGCGGCCCAGGCCCTGATCTCGGAAAAATCAGAACCCGGCCCCCTGTTCAGCACTCCCCTCTCCCCTCCCCCGGAGTCCTGGCGCCGGGTGGCCCTGGAATCGCTCTGCCGCTTTTTCCTGCATCCGGTCCGGGCGCTGCTCGAAGAACGGCTGCTGATCCGCCTGGACCCGGGTCCGGAGACCCTGGCCGACCTGGAACCCTTTACAATCACCGGCCTGGAGCGCTATCAGCTGGAAACCGACCTGCTGCAAGATCTGCTGGCCGGCCGGGAGTTAGCTGATATATTTCAAATCAAAAAGGCCGCCGGCCAGCTCCCGGTGGGCAGGATCGGGGAATCGCTGTTCGAGGAAATCCGCATCAAGGTGGAAACCCTCGGGCAACGGCTGAAAGACCTCCGGCCGGGTCCGGCCCGGCCGGCCCAAGAGGTTGACCTTGCAGTCAGCGGCTTTACCCTGCACGGCGTTCTGCAAGGGCTCCAGGTCAATACCCTTGTCCGGCTGCGGTGCGCCAGGATCAAGGCCAAGGACCAGATCAGGGCCTGGCTGGACCACCTGGTCCATGGAGTTCTCCAGGCCCGGTCCGGGGAGGAACCCGGCAATACCCTGCTGCTCGGCACGGACGGTCTGTTCCGCCTGGGCCCGGTGGACAACCCGGAGGCCGAACTGGGCCGGCTTCTGGATCTCTACTGGCAGGGAATGGCTAGGCCCCTGCCTCTGTTCGCCGAGTCCTCCCTCGCCTTTGCCGTTGAACTCTTCCGGGGCAAAACCCGGGCTCTGGCCCTGGCCCGGGCCCGGCGGACCTGGCTTGGCAACGAGTACCAGGCCGGTGAAAGCGAATCGCCCTACTTCCGGCTCTGCTTTCAAGGCCGCGATCCCCTGGACGATGAGTTCATGGACACGGCCCAGGACTTTTTCCAACCGCTGCTGGAGCACCGGGAGAAGATTTCGTGA
- a CDS encoding methyl-accepting chemotaxis protein — protein sequence MMTTIARNLDVKWRLVGFVSFLLLLMISAGIGGLNGMKNANNSLSAVYLNEVLPLKELREIDYIFQNSFASTVDKILFEQITWEEGRKIIEQSKARLEHKWTKLMETPSQGEVAADIEWLSPAMPLIPATEEVTTRVLALIKNQDVNRLDAYTDEKLYPLADTYDQVIGALIKNRLSAVKQQYEESQQRYSTFKTIFIVIMIMAIAVSLLASLLLIKGIDTPLSRITGAMRNVMQGDLTQRLSHARHDEFGLLIKGFNQMSDYLAELVAQIQRSGIQVTSSITELAATNKQQEVTANEHAATASEIAASTTEIASTGDSLLLTMKRVNSLTRNAAFAAKEGHSGLENIDQAMVKMEDATGLIVNKLQILGEKAGNIAGVIQTINKIADQTNLLSLNAAIEAEKAGEYGAGFAVVATEIRRLADQTAVATFDIEQMVREVQSAISAAVMGIDKFADDAHRNVDEVREIGEQLRGVIEQVEVLTPQVATLTDGIEAQSLGAKQISEAVNQLNEAAQQTAESLTQTSFSISQLHQAAMGLQEAAARFKVRPEDEDAAPPV from the coding sequence ATGATGACAACAATCGCTAGGAATCTGGATGTTAAGTGGCGTCTTGTGGGCTTTGTCAGCTTTCTATTACTGCTGATGATCAGTGCCGGAATCGGCGGGCTGAACGGGATGAAAAATGCCAACAACTCACTATCGGCCGTCTACCTCAATGAAGTCCTGCCGCTCAAGGAACTGCGGGAAATAGACTATATTTTCCAGAACTCGTTTGCCAGCACCGTGGACAAGATCCTGTTCGAACAGATCACCTGGGAGGAGGGCCGGAAAATCATCGAACAAAGCAAGGCCCGGCTGGAACATAAATGGACCAAGCTCATGGAAACGCCCTCCCAGGGAGAAGTCGCCGCCGACATCGAGTGGCTGAGCCCGGCCATGCCGCTGATTCCGGCAACCGAGGAGGTAACCACCCGCGTTCTTGCCCTGATCAAGAACCAGGACGTCAACCGCCTGGACGCCTATACCGATGAAAAGCTTTATCCACTGGCCGACACCTACGACCAGGTCATCGGCGCCCTGATCAAAAACCGGCTCTCCGCGGTCAAACAGCAGTATGAGGAATCCCAGCAGCGCTACAGCACCTTCAAAACAATCTTCATCGTTATCATGATCATGGCCATTGCTGTTTCACTGCTGGCCAGCCTGCTTCTGATCAAGGGGATAGATACCCCGTTGAGCAGGATTACCGGGGCCATGCGCAACGTCATGCAGGGCGACCTGACCCAGCGCCTGTCCCATGCCCGGCACGACGAATTCGGCCTGCTGATCAAGGGCTTCAACCAGATGTCCGATTACCTTGCCGAACTGGTTGCCCAGATCCAGCGCTCCGGGATCCAGGTCACCAGTTCGATCACCGAGCTTGCCGCCACCAACAAGCAGCAGGAGGTCACGGCCAACGAACATGCGGCAACGGCCAGCGAGATCGCCGCCTCGACCACGGAAATCGCCTCCACCGGCGACAGCCTGCTCCTTACCATGAAACGGGTGAACAGCCTGACCAGAAACGCCGCCTTTGCCGCCAAGGAGGGCCATTCCGGCCTGGAGAACATCGACCAGGCCATGGTCAAGATGGAAGATGCCACCGGCCTGATCGTCAACAAGCTGCAGATCCTGGGAGAAAAGGCCGGCAACATCGCCGGGGTCATCCAGACCATCAACAAGATCGCCGACCAGACCAACCTGCTCTCCCTGAATGCGGCCATCGAGGCGGAAAAGGCCGGCGAGTACGGGGCCGGCTTTGCAGTGGTTGCCACTGAAATCCGCCGGCTGGCCGACCAGACCGCAGTGGCGACCTTTGACATTGAGCAGATGGTCCGGGAGGTGCAATCCGCTATCTCCGCCGCGGTAATGGGCATTGATAAATTCGCTGATGACGCCCACCGGAACGTTGACGAGGTCCGCGAAATCGGCGAACAACTGCGGGGCGTGATCGAACAGGTCGAGGTTCTGACCCCCCAGGTCGCAACCCTGACCGATGGAATCGAGGCCCAGAGCCTGGGCGCGAAACAGATCAGCGAGGCGGTCAACCAACTCAACGAGGCGGCCCAGCAGACCGCCGAGTCGCTGACCCAGACCAGTTTCTCCATCTCGCAACTCCACCAGGCCGCCATGGGGCTCCAGGAGGCAGCGGCCCGTTTCAAGGTTAGGCCGGAGGACGAGGATGCTGCTCCTCCTGTTTAA
- a CDS encoding hybrid sensor histidine kinase/response regulator, translating into MSSGNDTDLSEMSMLDLFRMEAETQCNALNNDLVALEQQPGSAMRLESLMRAAHSLKGAARIVGLDQAVKVAHTMEDVFVAAQTDEITLDRAGIDLLLKGVDILSDIAKLSDQEAAAWFSAHAGEIDALAASFIALAKGEMQPAPDKPLKQALKKKEPEKKAKAAPAPDKPEETAPKPDKPEVGSARPAKKTAAEATTRAVRISAENMNRLMGLAGEVLIESRWLPSFTSELLRLKQKQDELLRLTDRILADGSTTDSGKLASTYITELHRKINACRSMLADNLTIIEDHARHAGEISHRLYHELIASRMQPFSEGTKGFARMIRDISRELGKEVKFQLVGEDTPVDRDILEKIEAPLNHLLRNAIDHGIECPEERERAGKPREGTLRLEARHRAGMLNIVVADDGRGIDMEKLRRTVVKRNLVSRAMAADLSESELMEFLFLPNFSTRKKVSNISGRGVGLDVVHSVVNEVRGVVRGTSRLHRGSRFELQLPLTLSVMRALLTEINDEPYALPLVSIDYVLRLPKNMIKTVEGRQYFTFNDKRVGLVSAQQLLNKPNIRPPDDKDFRVAIFNGRPHQYGLIMDRFLGVRDLVVQPLNPRLGKIKDISAAAILEDGTPVLIMDVEDMVRSMDLLISGNRLRQISSDETSGASPEENINKRILVADDSITVREVERKVLLAKGYEVDVAIDGMDAWNTLRNGKYDLVVTDVDMPRMDGIKLVTMIKEDPHFCSTPVIIISYKDREEDRNRGLEAGADYYLTKGSFHDQTLIRAVEDLIGPPTPTNSTVI; encoded by the coding sequence ATGAGCAGCGGCAACGACACCGATCTCAGCGAAATGTCAATGCTGGACCTGTTCCGGATGGAGGCGGAGACCCAGTGTAACGCCTTGAACAACGACCTGGTGGCCCTGGAACAGCAGCCCGGCTCCGCAATGCGGCTGGAGTCCCTGATGCGGGCCGCCCACTCCCTCAAGGGCGCGGCCCGGATCGTGGGGCTGGACCAGGCGGTCAAGGTCGCCCACACCATGGAAGATGTCTTTGTCGCTGCCCAGACCGACGAGATCACCCTGGACCGCGCCGGGATCGATCTGCTCCTCAAGGGGGTGGACATCCTGTCCGACATTGCCAAACTCTCCGATCAGGAGGCGGCCGCCTGGTTCAGCGCCCATGCCGGGGAGATAGACGCCCTGGCCGCCTCATTCATTGCCCTGGCCAAGGGCGAGATGCAGCCTGCCCCGGATAAACCGCTGAAACAGGCCCTAAAAAAAAAGGAACCAGAGAAAAAGGCCAAGGCCGCGCCAGCGCCGGACAAACCAGAGGAGACCGCGCCAAAACCGGACAAACCGGAGGTGGGCTCGGCCAGACCCGCCAAAAAAACAGCGGCCGAGGCCACCACCCGGGCCGTACGGATTTCAGCGGAGAACATGAACCGGCTCATGGGCCTGGCCGGCGAGGTCCTGATCGAATCGCGCTGGCTGCCCTCCTTTACCTCGGAGCTGCTCCGGCTCAAGCAGAAACAGGACGAACTGCTTCGGCTGACCGACCGGATACTCGCCGACGGCTCAACCACCGACTCCGGCAAGCTCGCCTCCACCTATATCACCGAGCTTCACCGGAAGATCAACGCCTGCCGAAGCATGCTGGCCGATAACCTGACGATCATCGAAGACCATGCCCGCCACGCCGGCGAGATCTCGCACCGGCTCTATCACGAACTGATCGCCAGCCGGATGCAGCCCTTTTCCGAGGGCACCAAGGGCTTTGCGCGAATGATCCGGGACATTTCCCGTGAACTGGGCAAGGAGGTCAAGTTCCAACTGGTCGGTGAAGACACCCCGGTGGACCGTGATATCCTCGAAAAAATCGAGGCCCCGCTCAACCATCTGCTCCGCAACGCCATTGACCACGGCATCGAGTGCCCGGAGGAACGGGAACGGGCCGGTAAGCCGCGCGAGGGCACGCTCCGTCTTGAGGCCCGGCACCGGGCCGGAATGCTCAACATCGTCGTGGCTGATGACGGCCGCGGCATTGATATGGAAAAATTGCGCCGGACCGTGGTGAAGCGCAACCTGGTGTCCAGGGCAATGGCCGCCGATCTCTCCGAGTCCGAGTTGATGGAGTTTCTCTTTCTGCCCAACTTCAGCACCAGAAAAAAAGTCAGCAATATCTCCGGCCGGGGAGTGGGTCTTGATGTGGTCCACAGCGTGGTGAACGAGGTACGCGGCGTGGTGCGGGGCACATCCAGGCTGCACCGGGGCTCACGTTTCGAGCTGCAGCTGCCGCTCACCCTGTCGGTGATGCGGGCCCTGCTCACCGAGATCAACGACGAGCCCTACGCCCTGCCCCTGGTGTCCATCGACTATGTCCTCAGGCTGCCCAAAAATATGATCAAGACCGTGGAGGGACGGCAATACTTTACCTTTAACGACAAACGGGTAGGCCTGGTATCGGCGCAGCAGCTGCTCAACAAACCGAACATCCGGCCCCCGGACGACAAGGACTTCCGGGTGGCGATATTCAACGGCCGGCCGCACCAGTACGGCCTGATCATGGACCGCTTCCTGGGGGTGCGCGACCTGGTGGTCCAGCCCTTGAATCCCCGGCTGGGCAAAATCAAGGACATCAGCGCCGCGGCGATCCTGGAAGACGGTACCCCGGTATTAATCATGGATGTGGAGGATATGGTCCGCTCCATGGATCTGCTTATCTCCGGCAACCGGCTCCGCCAGATATCCAGTGACGAGACCAGCGGTGCCTCACCGGAAGAAAATATAAACAAACGAATCCTGGTTGCCGACGACTCCATCACCGTACGGGAGGTGGAACGAAAGGTGCTCCTGGCCAAGGGCTACGAGGTGGATGTGGCCATTGACGGGATGGACGCCTGGAACACCTTGCGCAACGGAAAGTACGACCTGGTGGTAACCGACGTGGACATGCCCCGGATGGACGGAATCAAGCTGGTGACCATGATCAAGGAAGATCCCCATTTCTGTTCCACTCCGGTGATCATCATTTCCTACAAGGACCGGGAGGAGGACCGCAACCGGGGCCTGGAGGCAGGGGCCGACTACTACCTGACCAAGGGAAGTTTCCATGACCAGACCCTGATCCGGGCGGTCGAAGACCTCATCGGTCCGCCAACGCCGACCAATTCAACTGTTATTTAG